A DNA window from Castanea sativa cultivar Marrone di Chiusa Pesio chromosome 7, ASM4071231v1 contains the following coding sequences:
- the LOC142644229 gene encoding uncharacterized protein LOC142644229, whose product MRPGEEKFNYIAKKSEIKRALFSHQPLVVLLYKEALLCTNDFVGTLPSNVVSLLQDFEDVLPEEVPHSLPPIRGIEHQIDFIPGASIPNRPAYKSNPEETKELQRQVGELLEKGYVRESMSPCAVPVLLVPKKDGTWRMCVDCRAINNITVKYRHPIPRLDDMLDELHGSCVFTKIDLKSGYHQIRMKEGDEWKTAFKTKYGLYECVVVSLLQEYDDVFPNDVPSGLPPIRGIEHQIDFVTGATIPNRPAYMSNPEEAKELQRQVEELLTKGHVRESMSPCAVPVLLVPKKDGTWRMCVDCRAINNITIKYRHPIPRLDDMLDELHGSCVFTKIDLKSGYHQIRMKEGDEWKTAFKTKYGLYEWLVMPFGLTNAPSTFMRLMNHALRAFIGYVVSAKGIEVDEEKVKAIKEWPTPKSGQGKLNRRHAKWVEFIETFPYVIKYKQGKENIVADALSRRYAIVSILNTKLLGFEYVKELYANDDDFAGVYEACEKVAFGKFYRLDGYLFRENRLCVPNSSMRELLVREAHGGGLMGHFGVRKTLEVLHEHFFWLKMKRDVERL is encoded by the exons ATGAGACCAGGAGaggaaaaattcaattatattgcaaaaaaaagtgagatcaaGAGAGCATTATTTTCACACCAGCCCCTTGTTGTACTCCTGTACAAGGAGGCTCTTTTATGTACTAATGATTTTGTCGGAACTTTGCCGAGCAATGTTGTTTCTCTTTTGCAAGACTTTGAAGATGTCCTTCCCGAAGAGGTACCTCATAGTTTACCTCCAATTCGAGGGATTGAACATCAAATTGATTTCATACCTGGTGCATCAATTCCAAACCGACCTGCTTATAAGAGTAATCCCGAGGAGACCAAGGAACTTCAGAGACAAGTAGGTGAATTATTGGAGAAGGGATACGTGCGTGAAAGCATGAGTCCTTGTGCGGTCCCGGTGTTATTAgttcctaagaaggatggaacatggaggatgtgtgttgattgcCGAGCCATCAACAACATAACAGTAAAATATCGTCATCCCATTCCTAGATTAGATGATATGCTGGATGAATTACATGGTTCTTGTGTCTTTACAAAAATTGATCTTAAGAGTGGTTaccatcaaattaggatgaaggaaggtgatgaatggaaaactgcttTTAAGACTAAATATGGTTTGTATGAGTG tgttgttgtctctttatTGCAGGAATATGatgacgtgtttcctaatgatgttcctagtggattaccacctattagaggaatagagcatcaaattgattttgtgacaggtgcgacaattcctaaccgaccagcctatatgagtaatccggaggaggcaaaggaacttcaaaggcaagttgaggagttgctgaccaagggacatgtgagagagagtatgagtccatgcgcggtgccggtgctgcttgttcctaagaaggatggaacttggagaatgtgtgttgattgcagggctatcaacaacattacgataaagtatagacatcccattcctaggctagatgacatgttggatgaattgcatggatcatgtgttttcacaaaaattgatttgaaaagtggatatcatcaaattaggatgaaagagggtgatgaatggaaaactgcctttaaaactaaatatggattgtatgagtggttggtaatgcctttcggtctaactaatgcaccaagtacattcatgaggttaatgaaccatgcattgcgtgcttttatag gttatgttgttagcgcgaaaggaattgaggtggatgaggaaaaggtgaaggctatcaaggaatggcccacacctaagtca ggacaaggtaagttaaatagaagacatgccaagtgggtggaattcattgagaccttcccttatgtaatcaaatacaagcaaggtaaggaaaatattgtggctgatgcattatcaagaaggtatgccattgtctctattttaaatacaaagttattaggatttgaatatgttaaggaattgtatgctaatgatgatgattttgctggtgtgtatgaggcatgtgagaaggtagcatttggaaaattctatagactagatgggtacttgtttagagagaatagactttgtgtgcctaatagttctatgcgtgagttgcttgtgcgtgaagcacatggaggtggtttaatgggtcattttggtgtaaggaagactttagaagtgttacatgaacattttttttggctaaagatgaaacgtgatgtggagaga CTTTAA